The sequence below is a genomic window from Corythoichthys intestinalis isolate RoL2023-P3 chromosome 17, ASM3026506v1, whole genome shotgun sequence.
ATCCTGGAGGACTGCAGGATCCCGTCGGACAACATGCTGGGCCCCCGCGGGGCCGGATTCAAGATCGCCATGGTAAGCTGCGGCGAACGACCTAGCCGCCCCGCCGCGGCTCAGACGGCGTTTTGTGCCCTCAGCAAACTCTCGACAGCGGGCGCATCGGCATCGCGGCGCAGGCGCTAGGTATCGCCCAGGCGTCGCTGGACTGCGCCGCCGATTACGCTCATAAACGCTGCGCCTTCGGATCGCCCATCGGGAAACTCCAAGCCATCCAGGTTCGAGCCCTCCTCACCGCTTCCGATTAGCCAAAAAGCGCCGTCGCCTCCTTTCATCTCCGTTTGTTTGCGGCGCAGTTCAAGCTGGCCGACATGGCGCTGGCCATCGAGAGCGCTCGCCTGCTGACGTGGAAGGCGGCCATCCTGCGTGACGCTGCCAAACCTTTCACTAAGGTAAAAAGCCTGTCCTAGCCATGCCTGTCATTGATGCCGCATTTATACCGCTACATTgttgtgaaaaagtatctgaatctttgggaatttctcacatttctgcataaaatcaccatcaaatgtgatctgatccttgtcaaaatcacacaaatgaaagaACAGTGTCctgttttaaagtgcctgtgaaacgaaaaaacatgtttatttcataatacacgtggtattttaagctcctgaatgatatggaccacttggatgtgtgtgtaggcgatcgctatatttatttagttttttgaatcccgcgccaggaaaatgagtgacttccggcttcggtcttgcattgaggaggagggcgctgtgacgtgtacggtagaagacgtcctcttcactatacagcgtactgttgtgtatgaggacgaaggattcagctgattttgcggattaatacgtttatttttcgcatcacgacagccaaacggctgcagaaaaatcattttgtatgagggagaggcgtatgcgcctttttggagtttcaaaaggttcccattcaccgtggatatttactgtgggaccattggacctaagaggaagtgagtaaacatcttattttgtattatgtcaaatacgaatacagcgactacaaagtaaacactacaaactttctttaaataaaggactacttacgtttgatcattgataggcatgtaaaaagctctactcacgcacattagcagcacgttagctgcacaacaactgcagccaccctcctccggggaacgaactgtaaattgctctccgccgggcagtttgccgatccgcgaagacaatcgacaacccagtcgtcatgtcaataaatccagGCTCGTTATGTGtggttttccgcttcgaagactttgaaacatcactctgttagggttagcatgtctgctagctgtcacgccttttggtttgtttacattctcccaagccggggaagggaaatgacatatgtctgatttaagtgtcataaaatatcgctcgggaggtgcgacagtaaaggtgaagtcgacagttttgaccattatggagtaattttgccatgtcgtcctgaataaatgcatttttattagttcatattccatttagcacaagactgttatttgtcatgaccatgccatttatttagcaattggggaaaatacttggataaaaagaatatcctgtaaaaatattgaagtaaagagacggaaacaatgacattttgccgctttcttcgtcgccttttcctcgttgtgaatagttccccctcgacgggctgactggtccttctcaagccatttatttagctattggggaaaaatacttggataaaaagaatatcctgtaaaaatattggagtagagagactgaaacaatgacattttgcggctctcttcgtcgcgttttcctcgttctgaataattccccctcaatgggctgaatagtaaaaccgatgagcacagtctaccgctgacgtcatccacctgctgggtataatggtaggcgtggctacccggcagattaaaagactaatttctcgtcatctgcgctttgctaaattgttgtatatagtcgaatcgtctcaaaatatgattctaattcacataataatgccatttaagacttttttttctcctgtcgtatgctctttaactaaaaccacccaaacattcataggttttcatattttaatgtaagttagccaattgttcttttgttgtacatatatcctcatttatttatttttataccgatTGAGGGTCGGGTATATCAATTttatatgttccttatccgattactcgatgatTCGAACTAGCGAGATCAacttctaaaataatcgatagctgcagccctagtatctACTAAAGTATATTAAAAAGTGTCCCCCCGCCAGGAAGCAGCCATGGCCAAACTCTCTGCCTCAGAGGCTGCCACCTTCTGCGCACACCAGGTGAGGGCGCTCAAACATGTCATTTGATATTTGGAGTGGCGAGGCATCCCCAGAAATGCTTTGATTTTGGTGTGCCCCGTCCCATCCCGTCAGGCCATCCAGGTGCTGGGAGGGATGGGCTACGTGAGCGACATGCCCGCCGAGCGCCACTACCGCGACGCTCGTATCACCGAGATCTACGAGGGCACCAGCGAGATTCAGAGACTGGTCATCGCCGGGCAGCTGCTCAAGGACTATGGAGCCTAGCCGTACGAGCTCACACGAAAACCGCCAAAACACCACCACGAGGTGGTAGCGCTGCTCTGTACAGTGAAttaacttcaaatggatttgacgtctagcaccgtcaatggcacccaaATGAGTTAACTTGGGGTGGTGCCTGaagaggacttttttttttgattaataaagTTGAAAAACATTTGGTAACCCAGAATGTCAAAGTGCACAGATGTGGGATGTCATCCGCAGGGTGGAGTTCATAATAAGAATGAATGAACCCCCAGAgcttaacaaaaaaatccatcaggATCCCTCAGCTAATCactaaaaacgagggatcactgtattaggtGTTGGGGCAAATGTTACATACAGTAGAGCaaatagtatttagtcaaccaccaattgtgcaagttctcctacttgaaaatattagagaggcctgtaattgtcaacatgggtaaacctcaaccatgagagacagaatgtggggggggggggaatcacgtttgatttttaaagaatttatttgcaaatcatggcggaaaatacgtatttggtcaatacaaaaagttcatctcaatacattgttatgtaccctttgttggcaataaccaaggccaaacgttttctgtaactcttcacaagcttttcacacactgttgctggtattttggcccattcctccatgcagatcttctctagagcagtgatgttttggggctgtcgtcgagcaacacggactttcaactccctccacagattttctatggggttgagatctggagactggctaggccactccaggaccttgaaatgcttcttacgaagccactcctttgttgccctggctgtgtgtttgggatcattgtcatggtgaaagacccagccacgtctcatcttcaatgcccttgctgatggaaggagattttcactcaaaatctctcgaaaaatggccccattcattctttcctttacacagatcagtcgtcctagaccctttgaagaaaaacagccccaaagcatgatgtttccacccccatgcttcacagtgggtatggtgttcttcggatgcaattcagtagtcttgctcctccaaacacgagaacctgcgtttctaccaaaaagttctattttggtttcatctgaccataacacattctcgcagtcctcttctggatcatccaaatactctctggcgaaccgcagaggggcctggatgtgtactggcttcagcaaggggaaacgtctggcattgcaggatttgagtccctggcggcgcattgtgttactgatagtagcctttgttactgtggtctcaggtctctgtaggtcatgcacaaggtccccccatgtggttctgggatttctgctcaccgttgttatcattttgacgccacagggtgagatcttgcatggagccccagatcgagggagattatcagtggtcttgtatgtcttccattttcaaataattgctcccacagttgatttctttacaccaagcgttttacctattgcagattcagtcttcccagcctggcgcaggtctacaattttgtctctggtgtcctttgacagctctttggtcttggccatagtggagtttggagtgtgactgacggaggttgtggacaggtgtcttttataccgatatcgagttaaaacaggtgccattaatacaggtaacgagcagtgttgttaataacggcgttagaatataacggcgttactaacggcgttatttgtttcagtaatgagtaatctaattaattacttttctcatcttggcaacgccgttaccgttactgaggcgggaaaggtgtgcgttactatgcgttactaagttggttgaataaaaaaagtctgagagaaacggactcacggagacgagagagcagagcaggagtggggaagacgccgttgcaaccgcgatgctaggtggctccaataatacctgactgtagccatagccgacaaactacgcccacatgacacggtagatatcatattatagaactagatgcaaatgacagacacagccgcattggcaacatgtttttaggacgacatgcgttagtaaacagccgccatcttaaagcagtagacctctcaggaaggctctgatgaagagatccttcctagcgaacctaagtaactttttttctttttaatctaaaatgctcctaaatcggcaaaatcttaacttaaatctatccttaaatgatgaaacagttttaaaacttaaacatgtttaaagtagacagaagggaactaatgcaataacgggagcaattttaacaactttaacggttgattcccaactttaaatgacttccacacatagcaagggttactatctagttatcgcagtaCCCTTgtttctagttaagtggagggtaaagaattgggctagggccaattgtcccccaaaccctttaaacttcacattgcgtatcctgtttttttttttttttttttttttttttttttgagacaaaaaagaaaatgatcactagttacttttccaagtaactaattactcttacattcaggtaactgagttactaacgcaattactttttgggagaagtaatttgtaactaattaattatttttaaagtaaaattaacaacactggttacgagTGCAGTTTCgtttgaagaagttagacctctttgacagccagaaatcttgcttgtttgtaggtgaccaaatactgattttccactctaatttggaaataaattctttaaaaatcaaacaatgtgattttcttttttttcacacattctgtctctcatggttgaggtttacccatgttgacagttacaggcctctaatattttcaagtggaggaacttgcacaattagtggttgactaaatgcatATTTGCCCTACTGCATTTGAATAAGCAGAACTTCAAATATTAAGTTGTAAATGTTAAGTTGGCAGAATTCACCCCGGCCTCACTCATGATGCCTTTAAAAGAGCACTCTAGCAATGATTACTTAAATTCATCAGCTCTAGTTCTAATTACACACGGGTTGCCTTTATGTAAATATAGATGTGCTTTGAATTCTGTTAGTCTAACATTTTAAGTTCTGCATTTTGTGTGGCCTGCGAAAGTGAATCATGGGCATGTTTCTGGTAAAGTGAAATCAAATTTCTGTTGTCCACAAAGGCTACAGACAAACATCAGagaatacacttttttttttaatttaaaataaatacatgaataaattttttaaagaaaatactgtttttggttttttttttgttttaatgaaaaaaaaaatcactagcatattttaaacttttaaatgaatgatcaatg
It includes:
- the acads gene encoding short-chain specific acyl-CoA dehydrogenase, mitochondrial isoform X2 codes for the protein MAMEIPEELGGAGMDYLAYSVAVEEISRGCASTGVVVSVNNSLYLGPILKFGSEDQKQKWIPPFTDGQRVGCFALSEPGNGSDAGAASTTAHQDGDDWVLNGTKAWITNSWDASAVVVFATTDKKLKHKGISAFLVPMPHPGLSLGKKEDKLGIRASSTANIILEDCRIPSDNMLGPRGAGFKIAMQTLDSGRIGIAAQALGIAQASLDCAADYAHKRCAFGSPIGKLQAIQFKLADMALAIESARLLTWKAAILRDAAKPFTKEAAMAKLSASEAATFCAHQAIQVLGGMGYVSDMPAERHYRDARITEIYEGTSEIQRLVIAGQLLKDYGA